TGTCGAAGCTGTAGCCCGCCTGGCTGAACAGGTAGTCGGCGTACGAGACCAGACCGGGACTCATTCCGATGTCCTCCATCCCGCCGACACCGGGTTTGTCGAAGCGCACGGCGGAGTTCTGCCCGACGTAGGGGTCCATGTGCTCGACCTCGGGGTTGATGTCGGCGACCGTCTCGTCGTCGTAGACGCCGACGATCCAGTCGAACCAGTGAGTGGTGAGACCTTTGCCGACCCAGCCGTCGTCCGGCAGGCCCGCGTTGAGCCAGAGCCGAGGCGTCTCGATACAGCCACCCGCGAGGACGACCGTATCGGCAGTGACGGTCTGGGACTGGCCCGACCACGAGTCGCGGAACGTGACACCTGTGGCTTCGAGGGTCCCCGCACCCTCCTTGGTCTGAATGTCCGTGACGTAGGCGTTCGGCCGGAGCGCGACGTTGCCCTGCTCGGAACTTTTGTTGGTGTCGAGCGCGCGGGGCACGTAGCCGACGTTGCTCGACTTGCGCGCCTTGTCACGAACGGGGGCGTCGACGGGTGTCGACGATCCCTGGAAGTGATCGCCGACGAGCGTGTCGCCGCGGAACCCGTCGTCGTAGCTGAACGAGCCCTCGTAGTCGGCGTCGAGCGGCTCGCCGGTCGCGGTCTCTCGACCGGGAACCTCGACGGCGTTGGCCTGCGGCCGCCAGCCCGTCTCGGTGACGTTTTTGCTCTCGATGAGCGGGTAGAGAGCGTCCGCGCCCTCGATGAACACCTCCTCCTTGGCGGTCATCGGGGCCTGCTGGGTGCTCGTCAGCTCCTCGTTCAGCTGGTAGTAGGGAACGAGTTCCTCGTAGTCGATTGGCCAGTGGGGTTGGTCGTTGAAGGCGGTCGGATACCCACGCGGGTGGTTGGAGAAGTAATGCAGCGACGTGCCGCCAACGGCCCCGACCTGCCAGATGAACGCGTTCTGGTGGAGGTTGCGGAACCACGGCGCACGCGAGTGGTCCGCGGGGCCCACGCGTAGATAGCCGTAGGTCGGGTCGTTCGCGTCGGCCTCGCGGTGGGTGAACTGCTCGTCGAGCAGTTTGCCATCCAAGTCATCGGGGTCGGTGCTTATCGTCCCACCGGAGTCGGCGTGTGGTTTGGGCCATTGTTCGTTGCCGTGCCACGGGCCGCCTTCGAGGAGAAGCACGTCGATACCATGATCGTGGGCGAGTTTCCACGCCGTCGCCGGGCCGTCCGCACCCGCACCGACGATGACCACGTCGGGGTCGTTCATGTTCCACCCCCGATGCCCTCGATGACGTCATCGCCTTCCAGGTTGCTCGGCAGGTTCAACTCCTCCACGTCGGGGTCGGCGAACCCGCCATCGACGGCGTGTCGCCAGTTGGCGGCGTAGCCGTCGGCCGGGCCCGGATAGCCGCTCTGTTGCCGGCTCTGGACCTCGCCGGCCGGCGTTGACAGCGAGCGCTCGGTCGGGTTGTTGGTTTTCGTCTCACCCAGCCCCGACCACTCGGTGTAGTAGCCGAAGCCGTGCAGGCCATTCACAGCCATCACGACGTACTTCAGGATGCCCACGTCGGGCACGAGCGGCGAGAGCAGGTCGTCGAGACGGTCTATCGCACCGCCATCGACGATGGTCCACAGGCACCGAAGTCGGTCCTCCGGGGAGAGCTGGACGAACGTCCCGCCGGCGGGGAACTTGCTTCTGTCGCGCTTGATGGCGTCCTCGTTTTCGCCACGGGCGATGAACTCGGCGGCCACGATGTCGAAGACGAGCGTGAACGCCGGTGCGTAGGGGTAGTTCTGCACCACCTGATGAGTCGTCTCGTTTGCCGTCTCGACGAGCAGTTCGAACGCGGCAGGACCGGACGAGGAGGCAACGTCGTCGGCAAAGGAAATGTCGTAGCGCTCGACCGGCCCGAACGTGAGTGCCTCTTCGAGCGCATCATCGTCCAGCCCGAGATCCAGATCGAGGAGGTCGAGATCGGCGAGGTTCAACACGGCATCGAGCGGCGAGTCGGGACCGAACAGGCCACCGAGGTTGGTCAGGTCGAGCACCGACTCGAACATCTCCAGCGGCATCTCGGCGTCCGATGGACCGTCGAGCAGTCCTTTCTCGGTGACCATCTCGGCACGGATCTCCTGGAAGTGATTGAAGTCCCAGACGAGGAACTTCTCCAGTTCGACGTCGAGACCGCCTGGAACGTGTTCCGGTCCGAGTTCGCTCTCCAGCTGTGGCGTGCGAGGCACGATGGCGTCCACGATGGAGCGGTACGTGTCGAGCGTGTGCGGGTC
The genomic region above belongs to Halococcus salifodinae DSM 8989 and contains:
- a CDS encoding GMC oxidoreductase — translated: MNDPDVVIVGAGADGPATAWKLAHDHGIDVLLLEGGPWHGNEQWPKPHADSGGTISTDPDDLDGKLLDEQFTHREADANDPTYGYLRVGPADHSRAPWFRNLHQNAFIWQVGAVGGTSLHYFSNHPRGYPTAFNDQPHWPIDYEELVPYYQLNEELTSTQQAPMTAKEEVFIEGADALYPLIESKNVTETGWRPQANAVEVPGRETATGEPLDADYEGSFSYDDGFRGDTLVGDHFQGSSTPVDAPVRDKARKSSNVGYVPRALDTNKSSEQGNVALRPNAYVTDIQTKEGAGTLEATGVTFRDSWSGQSQTVTADTVVLAGGCIETPRLWLNAGLPDDGWVGKGLTTHWFDWIVGVYDDETVADINPEVEHMDPYVGQNSAVRFDKPGVGGMEDIGMSPGLVSYADYLFSQAGYSFDTEVDPSEPWDTRGYVVGEELKRRMSNYKQTKALLILTDDLPRQSNGVSLDNTFSDEHGPVPKVKWEPHPDDDAKRDELSRIAANIHKEAGADHVHRCDWPPLLLHMQSSMRMGEVLDENAEAKNVNRLFVADHSAMANGVGGPNPTNSGQALALRTADKIAERYF